One region of Primulina tabacum isolate GXHZ01 chromosome 1, ASM2559414v2, whole genome shotgun sequence genomic DNA includes:
- the LOC142554103 gene encoding bZIP transcription factor 29-like, with product MAQPNLKQSVNQAFNVGGSHSRSLSQPLFFANNSLPPLSPFPPSESSLASSNSNMKDISMEETDVSSRGPSMAPSFRRENLFRGTDSLPPRRGHRRSNSDVPLEFSAMIQSSSQLLPISGQGMFGRTASMRENFGNDKPIGLKRQDMDVLGHGKISVDGIGDRRSEGEVVDDLFNSLMNLDHVNAMNASGVEYKDKECIESGTKSSGGCSSNTELEIVSKHGTNLREGVKRSAAGYIAPPARHHRSLSMDSTIGNFRFGDESPKLQSSLFNRVDQLSPINSVSDNSVKLNIEFGHGEFNEVELKKIVADERLSEIAILDPKRAKRILANRQSAARSKERKLRYISELEHKVQTLQSEATTLSAQFTILQKDYGELTNQNNELKFRLKAMEQQAQLRDALHEALTAEVQRLKLAKMELREDGRTYNGIGQQAPVKHQMWQLQQSPPNQQPNQIQRLSVPASTTSTTTSTAPASA from the exons ATGGCTCAGCCCAATTTGAAACAATCCGTGAATCAAGCTTTCAATGTAGGGGGCTCTCATTCGAGGTCTCTATCTCAACCTTTATTTTTTGCAAACAATTCTTTGCCTCCTTTGAGTCCCTTCCCTCCTAGCGAGTCTTCCCTGGCGTCATCGAACTCAAACATGAAAGATATCTCCATGGAGGAAACAGACGTTAGTTCTAGGGGGCCTTCTATGGCTCCGTCCTTTCGTAGGGAAAATTTGTTTCGAGGCACTGATAGCCTTCCTCCTCGTAGAGGGCATCGCCGTTCAAATAGTGATGTTCCATTGGAATTCTCAGCTATGATTCAGTCTTCTTCTCAGTTGCTTCCGATAAGTGGCCAAGGGATGTTTGGAAGGACGGCAAGTATGAGAGAGAATTTCGGAAATGACAAGCCCATTGGGCTGAAGAGACAAGATATGGATGTCCTAGGTCATGGAAAGATCAGTGTCGATGGAATAGGTGACAGAAGATCAGAGGGAGAGGTTGTGGACGACTTGTTTAATTCTTTGATGAATTTGGATCACGTGAATGCTATGAATGCCTCTGGTGTCGAGTATAAAGATAAGGAATGCATCGAAAGTGGGACAAAGTCAAGTGGTGGTTGCAGCAGCAATACTGAGTTAGAAATTGTCTCAAAGCATGGGACAAATTTGAGGGAGGGGGTCAAAAGGAGTGCTGCTGGATATATTGCACCACCAGCTCGTCACCACAGAAGTCTTTCAATGGATAGTACCATTGGAAATTTTCGATTTGGCGACGAATCACCAAAGTTACAGTCTTCCTTGTTCAATCGGGTGGATCAGCTCTCACCCATAAATTCGGTGAGCGACAACTCAGTTAAGCTAAACATTGAATTTGGACATGGTGAATTTAATGAAGTTGAGCTGAAAAAGATTGTGGCGGATGAGAGGCTTTCAGAAATTGCAATATTAGATCCTAAACGGGCAAAGAG GATATTGGCTAATCGGCAGTCAGCTGCTCGTTCCAAGGAGCGTAAGCTGCGCTACATATCTGAATTGGAACACAAGGTGCAAACTCTGCAATCAGAAGCCACAACACTGTCAGCTCAATTTACTATTCTACAG AAAGACTATGGGGAGCTAaccaatcagaacaatgaatTGAAGTTCCGTCTTAAAGCTATGGAGCAACAGGCACAACTCAGAGATG CTTTACATGAAGCATTGACCGCCGAAGTTCAACGACTAAAGCTTGCAAAGATGGAGCTTAGAGAAGATGGAAGAACATATAATGGCATCGGACAGCAGGCCCCTGTAAAGCACCAGATGTGGCAACTCCAACAATCTCCACCAAATCAGCAGCCTAATCAAATCCAACGATTATCAGTCCCGGCATCCACGACCTCTACAACTACTTCAACTGCTCCTGCCTCCGCATAA
- the LOC142554092 gene encoding putative methyltransferase At1g29790 — MGSVSLKIGDGTARFKRASVCSTAVNLMMFFSVITTNLFAFYAFTYHPTTANQNPKNMAVISEKVSLILREIESSQKKLAQMEKEILGYESLDLSRPNIANELKKFLNPHQLPLGKDSRTGITEMVASVGHSCEKSVDLLSQFMSYKINGLCPDDWSLGQKLILQGCEPLPRRRCFAKTIPKVGLQPSPVSLWKNVSEKALSWSGLGCKNFACLDSKKLNRDCAGCFDILNGYENQRYVKARSKNDFLTDDVLAMGNGGIRIGFDIGGGSGTFGARMAERNVTIVTATLNIDAPFNEFIASRGLFPLYLSLDSRFPFYDNVFDLVHAANGLDIGGKPEKLEFLMFDTDRVLRAGGLFWLDNFYCSTDDKKRDLTRLIERFGYKKLKWIVGEKVNGQGKSEVYLSAVLQKPVRI; from the coding sequence ATGGGTTCTGTTTCTTTGAAAATCGGAGATGGAACAGCGAGATTCAAGAGGGCTTCTGTTTGTTCCACAGCAGTGAATTTGATGATGTTTTTTTCAGTAATAACCACAAATCTTTTTGCTTTTTATGCTTTCACGTACCATCCTACTACAGCGAACCAGAATCCAAAGAACATGGCTGTGATCTCAGAAAAAGTGAGTTTAATTCTGAGAGAGATTGAATCTTCGCAGAAGAAGCTAGCCCAGATGGAGAAAGAAATACTTGGGTATGAAAGCCTCGACCTTTCGAGACCCAATATTGCAAATGAGCTCAAGAAGTTCTTAAACCCCCATCAACTGCCTTTAGGGAAAGATTCCAGAACTGGAATCACTGAGATGGTGGCATCTGTGGGGCATTCTTGTGAGAAATCTGTGGATTTGCTGTCCCAATTTATGAGTTACAAAATTAACGGGCTCTGTCCTGATGATTGGAGCCTTGGTCAGAAGTTGATTCTTCAAGGATGTGAGCCTTTGCCGAGGAGGAGGTGCTTTGCGAAGACAATTCCTAAGGTTGGTTTACAGCCTTCTCCTGTGTCACTTTGGAAAAATGTTAGTGAAAAGGCATTGAGTTGGAGTGGTCTAGGATGTAAGAATTTTGCTTGTTTGGATAGTAAGAAATTGAATCGGGATTGTGCTGGTTGTTTTGATATTCTTAATGGCTATGAGAATCAAAGATATGTTAAAGCACGAAGCAAGAATGATTTCCTTACCGATGATGTGTTGGCTATGGGAAATGGTGGGATTAGGATTGGATTTGATATTGGTGGCGGCTCGGGGACTTTTGGTGCTAGAATGGCCGAGAGAAATGTGACTATAGTGACTGCCACTCTGAATATAGATGCGCCGTTTAATGAATTCATTGCCTCTCGGGGACTTTTCCCTTTGTATTTGAGCTTGGATAGCAGGTTTCCATTTTATGACAATGTGTTTGATTTGGTTCACGCGGCTAATGGATTGGATATCGGGGGTAAACCTGAGAAATTAGAGTTCTTGATGTTTGACACTGATCGTGTACTGAGGGCTGGTGGATTGTTTTGGTTGGATAACTTCTACTGTTCCACCGATGACAAGAAACGGGATCTAACTCGGTTGATTGAAAGATTCGGGTACAAGAAGTTAAAGTGGATTGTGGGAGAGAAAGTTAATGGTCAAGGGAAATCAGAAGTATACTTGTCTGCTGTTCTACAGAAACCAGTAAGAATATAG